The Gammaproteobacteria bacterium genome includes a window with the following:
- a CDS encoding M1 family aminopeptidase, with translation MRRRFLALPWIPALLLLGATPAPRFVEQPHAGTIVEQPRPGIDVEAYRFELTLRDDVDRITGRATVRFRFTAAGVVELPLDLIGVRSDGQGMEVTGVRAAGRPLEYRHENDLLTVGLPRAGRPGERDSVTVSYRGAPASGLRIGPNKYGERTFFSDNWPNRARNWLPTVDHVAEKAACEFVVTAPAHYQVVSNGLLVEETDLDGGMRRTHWRQSAPISPWLFVVGVARFAVQHLGEFDGKPVQTWVYARDREAGFHDFAVPTLRVLAFFDDYVGPFAYEKLANITSPATGGGMEAATALMYSENAVTGDRPVRWRNVVIHEIAHQWFGNAVTESEWDDVWLSEGFATYFTLLFREHAYGRDDFAIGLRQAAERVVAWYAENPDYRIVHADLEDMSRVTSVATYQKGAWVLHMLRERIGDEAFQRGIRTYYARHLNGTASTDDLMQAMEEASGDDLQAFFDQWLRHGGNPVFEGSWAYDSDAGAVRVDLRQVQETGLFRMPLDIGVYMGRDRLPAQVVTVEVDAASHNFVIPVDAEPSEVRLDPGTRALFAAEFERAGGAP, from the coding sequence ATGCGCCGCCGCTTCCTCGCGTTACCGTGGATACCCGCGCTCCTTCTGCTCGGAGCGACGCCCGCTCCCCGTTTCGTCGAGCAGCCACACGCAGGGACCATCGTCGAGCAACCTCGCCCCGGCATCGACGTCGAGGCGTACCGCTTCGAGCTGACGCTCCGCGATGACGTTGACCGGATTACCGGACGGGCCACGGTGAGATTCCGTTTCACGGCGGCCGGAGTCGTGGAGCTGCCGCTGGACCTGATCGGCGTGAGGTCCGATGGTCAGGGGATGGAGGTTACCGGCGTCCGGGCGGCGGGGCGTCCCCTGGAGTACCGCCATGAGAACGACCTCCTCACGGTGGGGCTGCCCCGGGCGGGCCGCCCCGGCGAGCGGGACTCGGTGACGGTGAGCTACCGGGGCGCCCCCGCGTCCGGCCTCCGCATAGGCCCCAACAAGTACGGCGAGCGCACCTTCTTCAGCGACAACTGGCCCAACCGCGCGCGCAACTGGCTGCCCACGGTGGACCATGTGGCGGAGAAGGCGGCGTGCGAGTTCGTCGTCACCGCGCCCGCGCACTACCAGGTGGTGTCCAACGGCCTCCTGGTGGAGGAGACGGACCTTGACGGAGGCATGCGCCGCACTCACTGGCGGCAGTCGGCGCCCATCTCTCCGTGGCTTTTCGTGGTGGGCGTGGCGCGCTTCGCCGTGCAGCACCTGGGCGAGTTCGATGGGAAGCCCGTACAGACCTGGGTGTACGCGCGCGACCGTGAAGCCGGCTTCCACGACTTCGCCGTCCCCACCCTCCGCGTCCTCGCCTTCTTCGACGACTACGTGGGACCCTTTGCCTACGAGAAACTGGCCAACATCACCTCCCCGGCCACCGGCGGGGGCATGGAGGCCGCGACCGCCCTCATGTACAGCGAGAACGCGGTTACGGGCGACCGGCCGGTGCGCTGGCGCAACGTCGTCATCCACGAGATCGCACACCAGTGGTTCGGCAACGCGGTCACCGAGTCCGAATGGGACGATGTGTGGCTGAGCGAGGGGTTCGCGACCTACTTCACGCTGCTCTTCCGCGAGCACGCCTACGGAAGGGACGACTTCGCCATCGGCCTCCGCCAGGCGGCAGAGCGCGTCGTGGCCTGGTACGCGGAGAATCCCGACTATCGCATCGTCCACGCCGACCTCGAGGACATGTCGCGGGTGACCAGCGTGGCGACCTACCAGAAGGGCGCCTGGGTGCTGCACATGCTCAGGGAGCGGATTGGCGACGAGGCCTTCCAGAGGGGCATCCGCACCTATTATGCCCGTCACCTGAACGGCACGGCCTCGACCGACGACCTCATGCAGGCCATGGAGGAGGCTTCCGGCGACGACCTGCAGGCCTTCTTCGACCAGTGGCTCCGGCACGGGGGCAATCCGGTCTTCGAGGGGTCATGGGCATACGACTCCGACGCCGGAGCGGTGCGCGTCGATCTGCGCCAGGTGCAGGAGACGGGGCTGTTTCGGATGCCTCTCGACATCGGGGTCTACATGGGACGTGATCGGCTTCCGGCCCAGGTGGTCACCGTCGAGGTGGACGCGGCCTCCCACAACTTCGTGATCCCGGTCGACGCCGAGCCCTCCGAGGTCCGCCTCGACCCGGGTACCCGGGCGCTGTTTGCAGCGGAGTTCGAGAGAGCCGGAGGGGCGCCCTAA
- the mtnA gene encoding S-methyl-5-thioribose-1-phosphate isomerase, with amino-acid sequence MKVGGIPYRAIFTEGEGADVQVIDQTLLPHRFRIRRLASPADAAHAISAMVVRGAPLIGATAAFGVALAMRADPSDASLGASVGRLMATRPTAVNLRWALENAEAALRPLPPPRRMRAAYGFAHALCEDDVRINRSIGDIGLDLFREIHRSSEGGARRPGRPLNVLTHCNAGWLATVDWGTATAPMYRAHDEGLDIHVWVRETRPRLQGAGLTAWELGQHGVPHTLVSDSASGHLLSRGEVDVVIVGTDRTAASGDVANKVGTYPLALAARDNGVPFYVAVPSPSIDWTTEDGADIPIEERAADEVTLVRGVDEAGVERTVRIAPEGTRTANYAFDVTPRRLVTGLVTERGVCSADGNALRRMFGRETG; translated from the coding sequence GTGAAGGTCGGCGGCATTCCCTATCGCGCCATCTTCACGGAGGGCGAGGGCGCGGACGTTCAGGTCATCGACCAGACCTTGCTGCCGCACCGGTTCCGCATCCGCCGGCTTGCGAGCCCCGCCGACGCGGCGCACGCCATCTCCGCCATGGTGGTGCGCGGGGCCCCCCTCATCGGCGCGACCGCGGCGTTCGGGGTCGCGCTCGCCATGCGCGCCGATCCCTCCGACGCGTCGCTCGGGGCGTCCGTCGGCCGGCTGATGGCGACCCGACCGACGGCTGTCAACCTGCGCTGGGCGCTCGAGAACGCCGAAGCCGCGCTCCGGCCGCTGCCTCCCCCGCGCCGGATGCGAGCCGCCTACGGGTTCGCCCACGCCCTCTGCGAAGACGATGTGCGCATCAACCGAAGCATCGGCGACATCGGACTGGATCTCTTCCGCGAGATCCACCGGTCCTCGGAAGGTGGGGCGCGCCGGCCCGGCCGGCCTCTGAACGTACTCACGCACTGCAATGCCGGCTGGCTGGCGACCGTTGACTGGGGCACCGCCACCGCACCCATGTACCGGGCCCACGACGAAGGGCTGGACATACACGTCTGGGTTCGCGAGACGCGCCCTCGCCTTCAGGGAGCCGGCCTCACCGCCTGGGAACTCGGCCAGCACGGGGTGCCGCACACGCTCGTCTCCGACAGCGCCTCTGGCCATCTGCTGAGTCGCGGGGAGGTCGATGTCGTCATCGTGGGCACCGATCGTACGGCCGCCTCCGGTGACGTCGCCAACAAGGTGGGCACCTACCCCCTCGCCCTCGCCGCCCGCGACAACGGCGTCCCCTTCTACGTGGCCGTGCCCTCCCCCAGCATCGACTGGACGACCGAAGACGGGGCCGACATCCCGATAGAGGAGCGGGCTGCGGACGAGGTGACGCTGGTGCGCGGCGTTGATGAAGCCGGGGTGGAGCGCACCGTGCGGATCGCCCCCGAGGGTACGCGCACGGCCAATTATGCCTTCGACGTGACCCCTCGCCGGCTGGTCACGGGGCTGGTCACGGAGCGGGGCGTGTGCTCTGCCGACGGAAACGCGCTCAGAAGGATGTTTGGAAGGGAGACGGGGTGA
- a CDS encoding serine hydrolase, translating to MTPLTPPRRAWLAAVLIPAGLVAACAPGAPAPDPGDREPVWPGEEWPVSTPEAEGLEAAAIDSLIADIDAGRFGLIDHLLLIRHGHVIADRYWDHGEEYARILAEQEDTVSHPYNYDHPDWHPYYRDTGLHTLQSVTKSVTSVAFGIAVDAGYIGGVDAPAWPFLAASGPALDDPMRASATLEDFLTMRSGIDWAIPGQTYADDTHPTSELEASEAWIDYVVRRPVGTEPGTRFDYNDGVSVLLGKIQREATGQRADAWAEEHLFRPIGIRDYYWKITPDGEADTEGGLYLAPHDLARVAYLMLRGGEWDGRRIVSREWVRASTSPVIPDLNPGNDRDDGGYGYQWWVPFHEDGETRVFSANGYGGQFLHVVPEHDLIVLFNGWTLHTGAEFSSWTALQDRILPAIRD from the coding sequence ATGACACCTCTCACGCCGCCGCGACGGGCATGGCTCGCCGCCGTGCTCATCCCCGCCGGGCTCGTCGCCGCCTGTGCGCCTGGTGCCCCGGCGCCCGATCCCGGTGATCGCGAGCCGGTCTGGCCGGGCGAGGAATGGCCGGTCTCCACCCCCGAGGCGGAGGGGCTGGAAGCCGCGGCCATCGACTCGCTCATCGCCGATATCGATGCCGGCCGGTTCGGGCTCATCGACCACCTTCTGCTCATTCGCCACGGCCACGTGATCGCGGACCGGTACTGGGACCACGGCGAGGAGTACGCGCGCATCCTGGCGGAGCAGGAGGACACGGTCAGCCACCCTTACAACTACGATCATCCCGACTGGCACCCGTACTACCGCGACACCGGGCTGCACACGCTCCAGTCGGTCACCAAGAGCGTGACCTCGGTCGCCTTCGGCATCGCGGTCGACGCTGGCTACATCGGCGGCGTCGACGCCCCGGCGTGGCCCTTCCTCGCCGCCTCCGGTCCGGCTCTGGACGACCCGATGCGCGCAAGCGCGACGCTGGAGGACTTCCTCACCATGCGCAGCGGCATCGACTGGGCGATCCCCGGCCAGACCTACGCCGACGACACCCATCCGACCAGCGAACTCGAGGCGAGCGAGGCATGGATCGACTATGTCGTGCGGCGGCCCGTCGGCACCGAGCCCGGAACCCGCTTCGACTACAACGACGGGGTGAGCGTCCTCCTGGGGAAGATCCAGCGCGAGGCCACCGGACAGCGCGCCGACGCCTGGGCGGAGGAACATCTGTTTCGTCCCATCGGCATCCGCGACTACTACTGGAAGATCACCCCGGACGGAGAGGCGGACACCGAGGGCGGCCTCTACCTCGCGCCCCATGACTTGGCCCGGGTGGCATACCTGATGTTGCGCGGGGGCGAATGGGACGGGCGGCGGATCGTGTCGCGCGAATGGGTGCGGGCGTCCACCTCGCCGGTCATCCCCGACCTCAACCCCGGCAACGACCGTGACGACGGAGGCTACGGATACCAGTGGTGGGTGCCGTTTCACGAGGACGGAGAGACCCGGGTCTTTTCCGCAAACGGCTACGGCGGCCAGTTCCTGCACGTCGTGCCGGAGCACGATCTGATCGTGCTCTTCAACGGATGGACGTTGCACACGGGCGCGGAGTTCTCCAGCTGGACCGCGCTTCAGGACCGCATCCTGCCCGCCATCCGGGATTGA
- a CDS encoding cupin domain-containing protein: protein MSRSRVIRGGAGDWAHVQPRRYKHEEEGLARFRDVTRHTLLGGGPDGGEAGLGFELRYFEVAPGGYSSLERHAHGHAVVIVKGKGAVRLGEATEPVSALDVVYVAPHDVHRFSADAGEALGFLCVVDRARDRPVVVDEAGPVSPGASGSGERRGR from the coding sequence GTGAGCAGGTCCCGGGTCATTCGCGGAGGGGCCGGCGACTGGGCGCACGTCCAGCCGAGGCGCTACAAGCACGAAGAAGAAGGACTTGCCCGATTCCGCGATGTGACCCGCCACACGCTTCTTGGAGGCGGCCCGGATGGCGGCGAAGCCGGCCTGGGTTTCGAGTTGCGGTATTTCGAGGTTGCGCCGGGCGGCTATTCCTCTCTAGAGCGCCACGCTCACGGGCATGCGGTCGTGATCGTGAAGGGGAAGGGCGCGGTTCGCCTGGGAGAGGCAACGGAGCCGGTCTCGGCGCTCGATGTCGTGTACGTGGCTCCGCACGATGTCCACCGCTTCTCCGCCGACGCCGGGGAGGCGCTGGGCTTTCTCTGCGTCGTGGACCGCGCGCGGGACCGCCCGGTCGTGGTGGACGAGGCCGGCCCAGTCTCTCCGGGCGCGTCCGGGTCAGGGGAGCGGAGGGGCCGGTGA
- a CDS encoding RuBisCO large subunit C-terminal-like domain-containing protein: MGAVGLRASYRLTCRHLREALSLAGAIAREQTVEAPPGVGGDRLQARMLGRIERLEPERGGSWLARIAYPLDATTTELTQILNVAYGNVSLMDGVRLVGLELAPAVLRSLPGPRVGIKGIRSLARAPARPLVSAAIKPIGLTSSGLARQAAAFARAGVDVVKDDHGLAVRGSAPFRERTRVIAESVAGAKARTGGHTAYFPNVTGPLDTLEERLDRVEALGLAGVVLCPSLMGLDALRRVAAGPRALAVMAHPSHAQTAPGRAEGIAPDVLLGTLYRVAGADIVVYVNAGGRFSWPEETCHAVNRRLREPLERHRRALPAPAGGVNAAEASHWFGRYGPDTMLLIGGSLLVQRDLEGAARRLVEAALRREG; encoded by the coding sequence GTGGGTGCGGTCGGTCTCAGGGCCAGCTATCGGCTGACTTGCCGGCACCTGCGCGAAGCCCTGTCCCTGGCGGGCGCCATCGCGCGCGAGCAGACCGTGGAGGCTCCTCCCGGGGTTGGGGGCGACCGGCTTCAGGCGCGCATGCTCGGGCGCATCGAGCGCCTGGAGCCGGAGCGTGGCGGGAGCTGGCTGGCGCGGATCGCCTACCCGCTGGACGCCACCACGACCGAACTCACCCAGATTCTGAACGTCGCATACGGCAACGTGTCGCTCATGGACGGGGTGCGGCTGGTGGGACTCGAGCTGGCGCCGGCCGTCCTTCGTTCGCTGCCCGGGCCGCGCGTGGGGATCAAGGGTATCCGCTCGCTGGCAAGGGCCCCGGCGCGCCCCCTGGTGAGCGCCGCCATCAAGCCCATCGGGCTGACTTCGAGCGGGCTTGCCCGACAGGCCGCCGCCTTCGCCCGCGCGGGGGTGGACGTGGTGAAGGACGACCACGGCCTGGCCGTCCGGGGCTCGGCCCCGTTCCGGGAGCGCACGCGGGTGATCGCGGAGTCGGTCGCCGGCGCGAAAGCACGGACGGGAGGGCACACCGCCTATTTCCCTAACGTCACCGGACCGCTGGATACCTTGGAGGAGCGACTTGACCGAGTTGAGGCGCTCGGGCTAGCCGGCGTCGTGCTGTGCCCGAGCCTGATGGGGCTGGACGCGCTCCGCCGGGTCGCTGCCGGTCCCCGCGCGCTGGCGGTCATGGCCCACCCTTCCCACGCGCAGACCGCGCCGGGCCGGGCGGAGGGCATCGCCCCGGACGTGCTGCTCGGAACCCTCTACCGGGTTGCGGGGGCCGACATCGTGGTGTACGTAAACGCGGGCGGGCGCTTCTCGTGGCCGGAGGAGACCTGCCACGCGGTCAACAGGCGCCTGCGAGAGCCGCTGGAGCGGCATCGCCGCGCTCTTCCCGCGCCCGCCGGAGGCGTGAACGCCGCCGAGGCCAGCCACTGGTTCGGCCGCTACGGCCCGGACACGATGCTGTTGATCGGGGGAAGTCTCCTCGTGCAACGGGATCTGGAGGGCGCGGCTCGGCGCCTGGTGGAGGCGGCACTACGACGGGAGGGATGA
- a CDS encoding efflux RND transporter periplasmic adaptor subunit: protein MSRRRSFLIASGILGGAVVLAAVMIALRPDPPLREPGSQAPFVTTALATGRDGAIPVYSAGTVRPRAEIDVAAQINGKVASVAPAFLSGGRVSAGQVLFRIDDADYLNRVQQARANVAAQLVALLQAEEEARIARAEYEGFLRRRADDAPPPGEASPLTLREPQLAAARAALARDSAALADAELALARTEVRAPFSGIVRTEMVDVGQFVAAGQGVGRLYADDAVEVVVPLSDADAALIPDLWMLDAGDGDASVEATVMAEYGDASYAWSGYVDRAEAALDEQTRTIDVVVRVPDPFAGGRAATPEGDIAEAEDGPSGPPLLVGQFVEVRIAGAAPERYFTVPRSALRTGNEVWALRQDTLVTIVPVGVLQRADELVYVTGGLAEGQAVVLSGLQFATEGMVVRTSADGPG from the coding sequence ATGAGCCGCCGCCGCAGTTTTCTGATCGCTTCGGGCATCCTCGGGGGCGCCGTCGTCCTGGCCGCCGTGATGATCGCCCTGCGTCCCGACCCCCCGTTGCGCGAGCCGGGCTCGCAGGCGCCGTTTGTCACGACCGCCCTCGCCACCGGCCGGGACGGCGCCATCCCGGTCTACAGCGCGGGCACGGTGCGTCCGCGCGCCGAGATCGATGTCGCCGCCCAGATCAACGGCAAGGTCGCGTCGGTCGCGCCCGCGTTCCTGAGCGGCGGGCGCGTGAGTGCGGGACAGGTCCTTTTCCGCATCGACGACGCGGACTACCTGAACCGCGTGCAGCAGGCGCGCGCCAACGTCGCCGCGCAGTTGGTAGCGCTCCTGCAGGCCGAGGAGGAGGCCCGCATTGCCCGCGCCGAGTACGAGGGGTTCCTGCGCCGGCGGGCAGACGATGCCCCCCCTCCGGGCGAAGCGAGCCCGCTCACGCTCCGGGAGCCGCAACTGGCCGCCGCCCGGGCTGCGCTGGCGCGGGACAGCGCCGCTCTCGCCGACGCGGAGCTGGCGCTGGCGCGGACCGAGGTGCGCGCGCCCTTCAGCGGCATCGTCAGAACCGAAATGGTGGACGTCGGGCAGTTCGTCGCCGCCGGACAGGGCGTGGGACGGCTCTACGCCGACGACGCCGTGGAGGTGGTGGTTCCGCTGTCGGACGCCGATGCGGCCCTCATCCCCGACCTCTGGATGCTGGATGCGGGTGATGGCGACGCAAGCGTCGAGGCCACGGTGATGGCCGAGTACGGAGATGCCTCGTACGCGTGGTCGGGATACGTGGACCGGGCTGAGGCCGCGCTGGACGAACAGACCCGCACGATCGACGTGGTGGTGCGCGTCCCCGACCCGTTCGCGGGCGGTCGGGCGGCCACCCCGGAGGGCGACATCGCGGAAGCGGAGGACGGCCCGAGCGGTCCACCCCTTCTGGTCGGCCAGTTCGTGGAGGTGCGCATCGCCGGAGCCGCCCCGGAGCGCTACTTCACCGTGCCCCGTTCCGCGCTGCGGACCGGGAACGAAGTCTGGGCGCTGCGCCAGGACACTCTGGTCACCATCGTCCCGGTAGGCGTCCTGCAGCGCGCCGACGAACTCGTGTACGTCACCGGTGGCCTTGCGGAAGGACAGGCGGTTGTGCTGAGCGGCCTGCAGTTCGCCACCGAGGGCATGGTGGTGCGGACGAGCGCCGACGGGCCCGGATGA
- a CDS encoding efflux RND transporter permease subunit codes for MSRPDEHSPDEHSSNARPREARGPIAYMARNGVAANLLMFFILAAGFVSLRGLVQEVFPEISLDQVVISVPYPGATPDEIEESILRKIEEQIEAVDDVKEIRSTAAEGRGSVTVELQLGADVARALDDVKAQVDRIQTFPAGAERPEVSELTNRQSVIRLVLFGDVGERTLKELAYRTEDGLSALPVVSYVETTGIRDYEISVEVPLHQLRALGLTLGDIAGAVRGGSLDLSAGSIDTRDEEVRIRTTGQNYTQHDFEDIIVLSRVDGTVVRLGDIAEVRDGFRDVDLIARFQGQPAVYVEVFRTSDEKVLDIVAAVEEHLEEEVVPSLPAGVGLEVWNNSGQIFESRLGLLVKNGLIGLALVLLSLTLFLDLRLAFWVAVGIAVSFVGTFAVMNWLAVSINMMTLFAFILAVGIVVDDAVVVGENIHAEREKGWRGVDASIRGTRRITGPVIFAVLTTVVAFCPLFFVPSVMGRLMTMLPVVVISVLMFSLVESLLVLPNHLSHMPNPGRRRRRSRDHLVARIQRGVDRGLKRFIAGPLDRALRVATAQPGLVITSGIALIVLSVAMVPAGIIRVNFMPTVEADLVTATLEMPEGTPAERTSEMADFLAASGYRAITRLSADDGGSLLEGVNSTVGQEARQMQPFGAGPSPDPRPNLAAVEFKLVTAEFRDVSAADFQQAWREELGPLPAAKALTITAELLNFGFPVHVELAHPDPGRLTSVADSLMERLRAFEGVFDVRADQDQGLREIQLDLRPEARTMGLTLDALARQVRSAFFGNEAVRVQRGREEVRVYVRLPEEERNAIADVEEYLVRTPMGGEVPLGRVASVRLGSSPTTIRRTDGERVITVTADVDREVITGGEVTEQLAATVLPALAARDPGLSYSFGGQQQEQVESFGALASGFALALLAIYALLAIPFGSYTKPLIVMAAIPFGIIGAIAGHLLLGLPMSMMSMFGVIGLSGVVVNDSLVMIDFINDRLRRGMPGREAIIDGAKARFRPILLTSVTTFLGVAPLVFERSLQAQFLVPMAASLGFGILFATAVLMLIVPALTMVHHRLTEGRPAASAAA; via the coding sequence ATGAGCCGGCCGGACGAGCACTCGCCGGACGAGCACTCGTCGAACGCCCGGCCGCGGGAGGCGCGCGGCCCCATCGCCTACATGGCCCGCAACGGGGTCGCCGCCAACCTGCTCATGTTCTTCATTCTGGCGGCGGGCTTCGTCTCCCTGCGCGGTCTCGTACAGGAGGTCTTCCCGGAGATTTCCCTCGACCAGGTCGTCATCTCGGTTCCCTACCCCGGGGCCACGCCCGACGAGATCGAAGAGTCGATCCTGCGCAAGATCGAGGAACAGATCGAGGCGGTGGACGACGTCAAGGAGATCCGTTCGACGGCGGCCGAGGGGCGTGGGTCGGTAACGGTGGAACTCCAGTTGGGCGCCGACGTCGCGCGGGCACTGGACGACGTCAAGGCCCAGGTCGACCGGATCCAGACCTTCCCCGCCGGCGCAGAGCGCCCCGAGGTCAGCGAACTGACCAATCGCCAGAGCGTCATCCGCCTGGTGCTGTTCGGCGACGTGGGCGAGCGCACGCTCAAGGAGCTGGCGTACCGCACTGAAGACGGGCTCTCGGCGCTTCCGGTGGTCTCCTACGTCGAAACGACGGGCATTCGCGACTACGAGATCTCCGTCGAGGTCCCCCTCCATCAGCTGCGGGCGCTGGGCCTGACCCTGGGGGACATCGCGGGCGCGGTGCGGGGCGGATCCCTCGACCTGTCCGCGGGAAGCATCGACACCCGGGACGAGGAGGTGCGCATCCGCACCACCGGGCAGAACTACACCCAGCACGACTTCGAAGACATCATCGTCCTCAGCCGGGTGGACGGCACCGTGGTGCGCCTGGGGGACATCGCCGAGGTGCGCGACGGCTTCCGAGACGTGGACCTGATCGCCCGCTTCCAGGGCCAGCCCGCGGTCTATGTGGAGGTCTTCCGGACCTCGGACGAGAAGGTGCTCGACATCGTTGCGGCGGTCGAAGAGCACCTGGAAGAGGAGGTCGTCCCGTCGCTGCCCGCCGGGGTGGGACTGGAGGTGTGGAACAACTCCGGCCAGATCTTCGAGAGCCGCCTCGGGCTGCTGGTGAAGAACGGCCTCATCGGCCTGGCGCTCGTCCTGCTCTCGCTCACCCTCTTCCTGGATCTCAGGCTCGCGTTCTGGGTGGCGGTCGGCATCGCGGTTTCCTTCGTCGGCACCTTCGCCGTGATGAACTGGCTGGCCGTTTCGATCAACATGATGACGCTCTTCGCGTTCATCCTCGCCGTCGGCATCGTCGTCGACGACGCCGTGGTGGTGGGCGAGAACATCCATGCGGAGCGCGAGAAGGGCTGGCGCGGCGTGGACGCGTCCATCCGCGGGACCCGCCGTATCACGGGCCCGGTCATCTTCGCCGTCCTCACCACCGTGGTGGCGTTCTGCCCGCTGTTCTTCGTCCCGAGCGTCATGGGGAGGCTGATGACGATGCTCCCCGTCGTCGTGATCTCCGTCCTCATGTTCTCGCTCGTCGAGTCGCTCCTGGTTCTGCCCAACCACCTGTCTCACATGCCGAACCCGGGGAGGCGCCGGCGCCGGTCCCGGGATCACCTGGTCGCCCGCATCCAGCGGGGGGTCGATCGCGGGTTGAAGCGCTTCATCGCCGGGCCTCTCGACCGAGCCCTCAGGGTCGCGACCGCTCAGCCCGGGCTGGTCATCACGAGCGGGATCGCGCTCATCGTCCTCTCCGTCGCCATGGTGCCGGCGGGCATCATCCGGGTGAATTTCATGCCCACGGTGGAGGCGGACCTGGTCACGGCCACGCTGGAGATGCCGGAAGGCACGCCCGCGGAGCGGACCTCCGAGATGGCCGATTTCCTGGCAGCGTCGGGATACCGGGCCATCACGCGTCTGTCCGCCGATGACGGCGGATCGCTCCTCGAGGGGGTCAACTCGACGGTGGGGCAGGAGGCCCGGCAGATGCAGCCCTTTGGAGCCGGGCCCTCACCCGATCCGCGCCCCAACCTGGCGGCGGTGGAATTCAAGCTCGTAACCGCTGAATTCCGCGACGTGTCCGCGGCCGACTTTCAGCAGGCGTGGCGCGAGGAACTGGGTCCCCTCCCCGCGGCGAAGGCGCTCACCATCACGGCCGAGCTGCTCAACTTCGGCTTTCCGGTTCACGTCGAGCTCGCCCACCCGGATCCCGGGCGTCTTACATCGGTCGCCGACAGCCTGATGGAGCGCCTGCGGGCGTTCGAGGGCGTGTTCGATGTCCGCGCGGACCAGGATCAGGGACTCAGGGAGATCCAGCTCGACCTGCGCCCGGAGGCCCGGACCATGGGGCTGACCCTGGATGCCCTGGCCCGCCAGGTGCGCTCCGCCTTCTTCGGCAACGAGGCGGTGCGCGTACAGCGCGGCCGCGAGGAGGTGCGCGTCTACGTTCGCCTGCCCGAAGAGGAACGCAACGCCATCGCGGACGTGGAGGAGTACCTGGTGCGCACGCCCATGGGAGGCGAGGTGCCGCTGGGCCGAGTCGCCTCGGTGCGCCTGGGAAGCTCGCCCACCACGATCCGGCGGACGGACGGAGAGCGGGTCATCACCGTCACTGCCGACGTCGACCGCGAAGTCATAACCGGCGGCGAGGTGACGGAGCAGCTTGCCGCGACCGTGCTTCCGGCACTGGCCGCCCGCGACCCGGGCCTCTCCTACAGCTTCGGAGGCCAACAGCAAGAGCAGGTGGAGTCCTTCGGCGCGCTGGCGAGCGGCTTCGCGCTGGCTCTGCTCGCCATCTACGCTCTGCTCGCGATCCCCTTCGGCTCCTACACCAAGCCCTTGATCGTCATGGCCGCCATCCCCTTCGGGATCATCGGCGCGATCGCGGGCCATCTGCTTCTTGGGCTGCCCATGAGCATGATGTCAATGTTCGGCGTGATCGGCCTGAGCGGCGTCGTGGTGAACGATTCCCTGGTCATGATCGATTTCATCAACGATCGCCTCCGGCGGGGCATGCCCGGCCGGGAGGCGATCATCGACGGAGCCAAGGCGCGCTTCCGCCCGATCCTGCTTACGTCCGTGACCACCTTCCTGGGGGTGGCGCCGCTCGTCTTCGAGCGCAGCCTGCAGGCGCAGTTCCTGGTGCCGATGGCGGCTTCACTCGGCTTCGGAATCCTGTTCGCGACGGCGGTGCTGATGCTGATCGTGCCCGCCCTGACCATGGTGCACCACCGCCTTACGGAGGGGCGACCGGCCGCTTCTGCTGCCGCTTAG